From the Burkholderia glumae LMG 2196 = ATCC 33617 genome, one window contains:
- the pyrF gene encoding orotidine-5'-phosphate decarboxylase, producing the protein MSAPLTFIDTLRAAWQRTNSLLCVGLDPEPTRFPAQFTNRPEAIFDFCREIVDATAPYASAFKPQIAYFAAHRAEDQLERLIAHIHLQHPGLPVVLDAKRGDIGSTAEQYAREAFERYRADAVTVNPYMGYDSIEPYLGYEDKGVVVLCRTSNPGGSDLQFLETGGRPLYQVVAELAATRWNEKTGQLALVVGATFPKEIEIVRGIVGAMPLLIPGIGAQGGDVQATVAAGRSADGGGMMINSSRAILYASSGDDFAEAAARVAQATRDTINAHR; encoded by the coding sequence ATGTCCGCTCCGCTGACCTTCATCGACACGCTGCGCGCCGCCTGGCAGCGCACGAACTCCCTGCTCTGCGTCGGACTCGATCCCGAACCGACGCGGTTTCCCGCGCAGTTCACGAACCGCCCCGAGGCGATTTTCGACTTCTGCCGTGAGATCGTCGATGCAACCGCGCCCTACGCGAGCGCATTCAAGCCGCAGATCGCCTACTTCGCCGCGCACCGTGCCGAGGACCAGCTCGAACGGCTGATCGCGCATATCCACCTGCAGCATCCGGGCCTGCCGGTCGTGCTCGACGCGAAGCGCGGCGACATCGGCAGCACCGCCGAGCAGTACGCGCGCGAGGCGTTCGAGCGCTATCGCGCCGATGCCGTCACCGTCAATCCGTACATGGGCTATGACTCGATCGAGCCGTATCTCGGCTACGAGGACAAGGGCGTGGTGGTGCTGTGCCGGACCTCGAACCCGGGCGGCTCCGACCTGCAGTTCCTCGAAACGGGCGGCCGCCCGCTCTACCAGGTGGTGGCCGAGCTGGCCGCGACGCGCTGGAACGAGAAAACCGGGCAGCTCGCGCTGGTGGTCGGCGCGACGTTCCCGAAGGAGATCGAGATCGTGCGCGGCATCGTCGGCGCGATGCCGCTGCTGATTCCGGGCATCGGCGCGCAGGGGGGCGACGTGCAGGCGACGGTGGCGGCCGGCCGTAGCGCCGATGGCGGCGGCATGATGATCAACTCGTCGCGCGCGATCCTCTATGCAAGCAGCGGCGACGATTTCGCCGAGGCCGCCGCACGCGTCGCGCAGGCCACGCGCGACACGATCAACGCGCATCGCTGA
- a CDS encoding ribonuclease produces the protein MARKWLRNGALASVFALVALGSAGLPAGSAISLAYAREAVSSMAPVGTIPTSRLPSEAVTTLGLIAAGGPYPYPKDGAVFGNFERILPKMRRGYYHEYTVPTPRARNRGAKRIVCGGPLRRVDNCYYTDDHYASFKRIVE, from the coding sequence ATGGCACGCAAGTGGCTCCGCAACGGCGCGCTCGCGTCTGTTTTCGCGCTCGTCGCACTGGGTAGCGCTGGCTTGCCGGCAGGCAGTGCGATTTCCCTGGCGTACGCTCGGGAAGCCGTCTCCAGCATGGCGCCCGTCGGCACCATTCCCACTTCCCGGTTGCCGAGCGAAGCCGTGACGACGCTTGGCCTGATTGCCGCCGGCGGCCCTTATCCGTATCCGAAAGACGGGGCCGTGTTCGGCAATTTCGAGCGCATTCTGCCGAAGATGCGGCGCGGCTATTACCACGAGTACACGGTGCCGACGCCGCGCGCGCGCAATCGCGGCGCGAAGCGCATCGTCTGCGGCGGTCCGCTGCGACGCGTCGACAACTGTTATTACACCGACGACCACTACGCCAGTTTTAAACGTATTGTTGAATGA
- a CDS encoding CinA family protein, with product MPTDSVVHQLAIRAGNKLRDEHLALATAESCTGGMIAAAITDISGSSAWFERGFVTYSNQAKTEMIGVPHELIEKHGAVSEPVARAMVEGALRNSRAQVALSVTGIAGPGGGSEHKPVGTVSFGWSNRLHTEVETLVFKGDREQIRTQAAAHALRGLLKLLDERER from the coding sequence ATGCCGACCGATTCCGTCGTCCACCAGCTCGCGATCCGCGCCGGCAACAAGCTGCGCGACGAACACCTGGCGCTCGCGACCGCCGAATCCTGCACGGGCGGCATGATCGCGGCCGCGATCACCGACATCTCCGGCAGCAGCGCCTGGTTCGAGCGCGGCTTCGTCACCTACTCGAACCAGGCCAAGACCGAGATGATCGGCGTGCCGCACGAGTTGATCGAGAAGCACGGCGCCGTCAGCGAGCCGGTCGCGCGCGCGATGGTCGAAGGCGCGCTGCGCAACAGCCGCGCGCAGGTCGCGCTGTCGGTGACGGGCATCGCCGGCCCCGGCGGCGGCTCCGAGCACAAACCGGTCGGCACCGTCTCGTTCGGCTGGAGCAACCGGCTGCATACCGAGGTGGAGACGCTCGTGTTCAAGGGAGACCGCGAGCAGATCCGCACCCAGGCCGCCGCGCACGCGCTGCGCGGGCTGCTGAAGCTGCTCGACGAACGCGAGCGCTGA
- the speE gene encoding polyamine aminopropyltransferase — MNTTLCFQPCPDAIYGFPNASRLAAFASPYQRIEVWDTPLLGRLFTLDGRPMTSVGDEAVYHECMTHPAALAHPRPRRALVLGGGDGGAARQLLKHPSIERIVIAELDAAVVEMARRHLEAVHRGAFDDPRVELVIGDAADYVDHTPLRFDLVVFDLTPPDSPAAGLYTRAFLARLKRRLTPCAALSMHLGAPAFHAPRIAGLVAELRASFAVVAPLAAPVPLYGGEWLMAVASDTLDAGALFAHDIEQRLAARGIADLRFYDAGLHPALFTLRRALRDTLGMRH; from the coding sequence GTGAACACCACGCTCTGCTTCCAGCCCTGCCCCGACGCGATCTACGGCTTTCCGAACGCCAGCCGCCTCGCCGCGTTCGCCTCGCCTTACCAGCGCATCGAGGTCTGGGACACGCCGCTGCTCGGCCGCCTGTTTACGCTCGACGGCCGGCCGATGACCTCGGTCGGCGACGAGGCCGTCTACCACGAGTGCATGACGCATCCGGCTGCGCTCGCGCATCCGCGGCCGCGCCGCGCGCTGGTGCTAGGCGGCGGCGACGGCGGCGCCGCGCGCCAGCTGCTGAAGCATCCGTCGATCGAACGCATCGTGATCGCCGAACTCGATGCCGCGGTGGTCGAGATGGCGCGGCGCCACCTCGAGGCCGTGCATCGCGGCGCCTTCGATGATCCGCGTGTCGAGCTCGTGATCGGCGACGCGGCGGATTACGTCGACCACACGCCGCTGCGCTTCGATCTGGTCGTGTTCGACCTCACGCCGCCCGATTCGCCGGCCGCCGGCCTCTACACGCGCGCGTTCCTCGCCCGGCTCAAGCGGCGCCTCACGCCCTGCGCGGCGCTCTCGATGCATCTGGGCGCGCCGGCCTTCCACGCGCCGCGCATCGCCGGGCTCGTCGCCGAACTGCGCGCCTCGTTCGCCGTGGTCGCGCCGCTCGCCGCGCCGGTGCCGCTCTACGGCGGCGAATGGCTGATGGCGGTGGCGAGCGACACGCTCGATGCGGGCGCGCTGTTCGCGCACGATATCGAGCAACGGCTCGCCGCGCGCGGCATCGCCGATCTGCGGTTCTACGACGCCGGACTCCATCCGGCGCTGTTCACCCTGCGCCGCGCGCTGCGCGATACACTCGGCATGCGCCACTGA
- a CDS encoding 16S rRNA (uracil(1498)-N(3))-methyltransferase → MSGSTSAIPRFFVDRPLQADSEVMLPAEVARHVQVLRLEPGDPLTLFDGTGGQYRAELVELGKRNAVARTVGFDARELETPYRVTLAQGIAGGDKMDWLIEKAVELGVTALAPLSTARGVVRLSGERADKRVAHWQGVVRAACEQCGRNRVPAVAPIAELSAWLDALPPAADAELRLMLSPRASIAFAALPATAPAGTVTLLIGPEGGLSPAEEDAARKHGFQAIVLGARVLRTETAGMAMLAALAARWGGWE, encoded by the coding sequence ATGAGCGGCAGCACTTCCGCGATCCCGCGCTTCTTCGTCGATCGCCCGCTGCAGGCCGACAGCGAGGTGATGCTGCCCGCCGAGGTCGCCCGCCACGTGCAGGTGCTGCGCCTCGAACCGGGCGATCCGCTGACGCTGTTCGACGGCACGGGCGGCCAGTACCGCGCCGAGCTCGTCGAGCTCGGCAAGCGCAACGCCGTGGCCCGCACCGTCGGCTTCGACGCGCGCGAACTCGAGACGCCGTACCGCGTCACGCTTGCCCAGGGCATCGCCGGCGGCGACAAGATGGACTGGCTGATCGAGAAGGCCGTCGAGCTCGGCGTCACGGCGCTCGCGCCGCTTTCGACCGCGCGCGGCGTGGTGCGCTTGTCCGGCGAGCGCGCGGACAAGCGCGTCGCCCATTGGCAAGGCGTGGTGCGCGCCGCCTGCGAGCAGTGCGGCCGCAACCGCGTGCCGGCGGTCGCGCCGATCGCGGAGCTTTCGGCCTGGCTCGACGCCCTGCCGCCCGCGGCCGACGCCGAGCTGCGGCTGATGCTCTCGCCGCGCGCGAGCATCGCGTTCGCGGCGCTGCCGGCCACGGCGCCCGCCGGCACGGTCACGCTGCTGATCGGCCCGGAAGGCGGGCTGTCGCCGGCCGAGGAGGACGCGGCGCGCAAGCACGGCTTCCAGGCAATCGTGCTCGGCGCGCGCGTGCTGCGCACCGAGACGGCCGGCATGGCCATGCTGGCGGCACTGGCCGCGCGCTGGGGCGGATGGGAATGA
- the thiL gene encoding thiamine-phosphate kinase: MVTSALSEFSLIDRYFARRARRPNARAALGIGDDCALLAPHPDTMLAISTDMLVEGRHFFPDVAPRALGHKTLAVNLSDLAAMGAQPRAFTLAFALPRADADWLDAFADGLFTIADRYGCELVGGDTTSGPLNLCVTVFGDVGPDRALRRDAARPGDEVWVSGTLGDARAGLGVARGEWTAGTAEHATFRRALEWPEPRVALGLALAGIAHAALDVSDGLAGDLRHILERSRVSADIEVDAVPRSAALATLAPELQRLCTLAGGDDYELCFTAPAAAHAAVLAAGTTAGVAVTRIGTIRALAAPEEAPGIRWLDGAGTPLALTLRGFDHFHGDQ; encoded by the coding sequence GTGGTCACCTCTGCCCTGTCCGAATTCTCGTTGATCGACCGCTATTTCGCACGCCGGGCGCGGCGCCCGAATGCGCGCGCCGCGCTCGGCATCGGCGACGATTGCGCGCTGTTGGCGCCCCATCCGGATACGATGCTGGCGATTTCGACGGATATGCTGGTGGAAGGCCGTCACTTCTTCCCCGACGTGGCGCCGCGCGCACTCGGCCACAAGACGCTGGCCGTCAACCTCTCCGACCTCGCCGCGATGGGCGCCCAGCCGCGCGCGTTCACGCTCGCGTTCGCGCTGCCGCGCGCCGACGCCGACTGGCTCGACGCGTTTGCCGACGGTTTGTTTACGATTGCCGATCGCTACGGCTGCGAGCTGGTGGGCGGCGACACCACGAGCGGGCCGCTCAACCTGTGCGTGACCGTGTTCGGCGACGTCGGCCCGGATCGCGCGCTGCGCCGCGACGCCGCGCGCCCCGGCGACGAGGTGTGGGTGTCGGGCACGCTCGGCGACGCGCGCGCCGGCCTCGGCGTGGCACGCGGCGAGTGGACGGCCGGCACGGCCGAACATGCGACATTTCGCCGCGCACTTGAATGGCCGGAACCGCGCGTCGCGCTCGGCCTCGCGCTGGCCGGCATCGCGCACGCCGCGCTCGACGTCTCCGACGGCCTCGCGGGCGACCTGCGGCACATCCTCGAGCGCTCGCGCGTGAGCGCCGACATCGAGGTGGACGCGGTGCCGCGCTCGGCCGCGCTCGCCACGCTCGCGCCCGAGCTGCAGCGCCTCTGCACGCTGGCGGGCGGCGACGACTACGAACTCTGCTTCACGGCGCCGGCCGCCGCGCACGCGGCGGTGCTGGCCGCCGGCACGACGGCCGGCGTGGCGGTCACGCGGATCGGCACGATCCGCGCGCTTGCCGCGCCCGAGGAGGCGCCCGGCATCCGCTGGCTCGACGGCGCCGGCACGCCGCTCGCACTGACGCTGCGCGGCTTCGATCACTTCCATGGCGACCAGTGA
- a CDS encoding NADP-dependent malic enzyme has product MSTKSSPKADLRAAALDYHEFPTPGKIAVQPTKQMINQRDLALAYSPGVAFACEEIVENPLNAARFTSRSNLVGVVTNGTAVLGLGNIGPLASKPVMEGKAALFKKFAGIDVFDIELNESDPHKLVEVIAALEPTFGGINLEDIKAPDCFIVERECRKRMKIPVFHDDQHGTAIVVAAAVTNGLKVVGKDIKQVKLVASGAGAAALACLDLLVDIGLPLENIFVTDLAGVVYRGRAELMDPDKERFARETDARTLAEVIEGADIFLGLSAAGVLKQEMVKGMAERPLILALANPTPEILPEVAHEVRPDAILATGRTDYPNQVNNVLCFPFIFRGALDVGATTITREMEIAAVNAIAELAQQEQSDIVATAYAIEDLSFGPEYLIPKPFDPRLIVKIAPAVAKAAMEGGVATRPIEDMDAYVQHLQQFVYHSGNTMKPVFQAARSAPLEKKRVVFAEGEEERVLRAVQILVDEHVAKPILIGRPHVIENRIKRFGLRIAPGVDFTIVNTEHDERYRDFWQTYYQLMVRKGMGPQLAKLEMRRRTTLIGAMLVKKGEADGMICGTISTTHRHLHFIDQVIGKREGCSVYAAMNGLVLPGRQIFIVDTHVNVDPTPEQLAEITMMAAEEVRRFGIEPKVALLSHSNFGTSNAPTAQKMRDTLALLKERAPGLEVDGEMHGDVALDPLLRKEILPDSTLEGEANLLVLPNIDAANIAYNLLKTAAGNNIAIGPILLGAARPVHVLTESATVRRIVNMAALLVADVNATR; this is encoded by the coding sequence ATGTCCACCAAGTCCTCCCCGAAAGCCGATTTGCGCGCAGCCGCCCTCGATTACCACGAATTCCCGACCCCGGGCAAAATCGCCGTCCAGCCGACCAAGCAGATGATCAACCAGCGCGATCTCGCGCTGGCGTATTCGCCCGGCGTCGCGTTCGCCTGCGAGGAGATCGTCGAGAATCCGCTCAATGCCGCGCGCTTCACGTCCCGCAGCAACCTGGTCGGCGTCGTCACCAACGGCACCGCGGTGCTGGGCCTCGGCAACATCGGCCCGCTCGCGTCGAAGCCGGTGATGGAGGGCAAGGCCGCGCTGTTCAAGAAGTTCGCCGGCATCGACGTGTTCGACATCGAACTGAACGAATCGGACCCGCACAAGCTGGTGGAGGTGATCGCCGCGCTCGAGCCGACCTTCGGCGGCATCAACCTCGAGGACATCAAGGCACCGGACTGCTTCATCGTCGAGCGCGAATGCCGCAAGCGCATGAAGATCCCGGTATTCCACGACGACCAGCACGGCACCGCGATCGTGGTTGCCGCCGCGGTCACCAACGGCCTCAAGGTGGTGGGCAAGGACATCAAGCAGGTCAAGCTGGTCGCCTCGGGCGCGGGCGCCGCGGCGCTCGCCTGCCTGGACCTGCTGGTCGACATCGGCCTGCCGCTCGAGAACATCTTCGTCACGGACCTGGCCGGCGTCGTCTACCGGGGCCGCGCCGAGCTGATGGACCCGGACAAGGAGCGGTTCGCGCGCGAGACCGACGCGCGCACGCTGGCCGAGGTGATCGAGGGCGCCGACATCTTCCTCGGCCTGTCGGCCGCCGGCGTGCTGAAGCAGGAGATGGTCAAGGGCATGGCCGAGCGCCCGCTGATCCTCGCGCTGGCCAACCCGACGCCGGAAATCCTGCCGGAAGTCGCGCACGAGGTGCGCCCCGACGCGATTCTCGCGACCGGCCGCACCGACTATCCGAATCAGGTCAACAACGTCCTCTGCTTCCCGTTCATCTTCCGCGGCGCGCTCGACGTGGGCGCGACCACGATCACGCGCGAGATGGAGATCGCCGCCGTCAACGCGATCGCCGAGCTTGCGCAGCAGGAGCAGAGCGACATCGTCGCCACGGCCTACGCGATCGAGGATCTCTCGTTCGGGCCGGAATACCTGATCCCGAAGCCGTTCGATCCGCGCCTGATCGTCAAAATCGCGCCGGCCGTCGCGAAGGCCGCGATGGAGGGCGGCGTGGCGACGCGCCCGATCGAGGACATGGACGCCTACGTCCAGCACCTGCAGCAGTTCGTCTATCACAGCGGCAACACCATGAAGCCGGTGTTCCAGGCCGCGCGCAGCGCCCCGCTGGAGAAGAAGCGCGTGGTGTTCGCCGAGGGCGAGGAGGAGCGCGTGCTGCGCGCGGTGCAGATCCTCGTCGACGAGCACGTCGCCAAGCCGATCCTGATCGGCCGCCCGCACGTGATCGAGAACCGCATCAAGCGCTTCGGCCTGCGCATCGCGCCGGGCGTCGATTTCACGATCGTCAATACCGAGCACGACGAGCGCTATCGCGATTTCTGGCAAACCTATTATCAGCTGATGGTGCGCAAGGGCATGGGCCCGCAGCTCGCCAAGCTCGAAATGCGGCGCCGCACGACGCTGATCGGCGCGATGCTGGTGAAGAAGGGCGAGGCCGACGGCATGATCTGCGGCACGATCAGCACGACCCACCGCCACCTGCACTTCATCGACCAGGTGATCGGCAAGCGCGAGGGCTGCAGCGTCTACGCCGCGATGAACGGCCTGGTGCTGCCGGGCCGCCAGATCTTCATCGTCGACACGCACGTCAACGTCGATCCAACGCCCGAGCAACTGGCCGAGATCACCATGATGGCGGCCGAGGAAGTGCGCCGCTTCGGCATCGAGCCGAAGGTCGCGCTGCTCTCGCATTCGAACTTCGGCACCAGCAACGCGCCGACCGCGCAGAAGATGCGCGATACGCTCGCGCTGCTCAAGGAGCGCGCGCCGGGTCTCGAGGTGGACGGCGAGATGCACGGCGACGTCGCGCTCGATCCGCTGCTGCGCAAGGAAATCCTGCCGGATTCGACGCTCGAGGGCGAGGCGAACCTGCTGGTGCTGCCGAACATCGATGCCGCCAACATTGCTTACAACCTGCTCAAGACCGCGGCCGGCAACAACATCGCGATCGGCCCGATCCTGCTCGGTGCCGCGCGGCCGGTGCATGTGCTGACCGAATCGGCCACGGTGCGCCGGATCGTCAACATGGCCGCGCTGCTCGTCGCCGACGTGAACGCGACGCGCTGA
- a CDS encoding VOC family protein: MTGPRPADVPWLTPYLTVRSAAASIAFYGSAFGFEKRELIDEDGALMHVEMSYHGQLILMFAPEGAFGSTARTPRSAGLTAPQSFYLYVDDVDAVYRRALEAGAKSLSEPRDQFWGDRFAQVEDLDGYRWALARRIEQ; the protein is encoded by the coding sequence ATGACCGGTCCGCGTCCGGCCGACGTGCCTTGGTTGACGCCTTATCTGACCGTCCGCAGCGCGGCTGCCTCGATAGCGTTTTACGGCAGCGCGTTCGGGTTCGAGAAGCGCGAGCTGATCGACGAAGACGGCGCGCTGATGCACGTCGAAATGTCCTATCACGGCCAGTTGATCCTGATGTTCGCGCCCGAGGGCGCGTTCGGCTCCACCGCGCGCACGCCGCGCAGCGCCGGCCTGACGGCGCCGCAGTCGTTCTATCTGTACGTCGACGACGTCGACGCGGTCTACCGGCGCGCGCTCGAGGCAGGCGCGAAATCGCTGAGCGAGCCGCGCGATCAGTTCTGGGGGGACCGTTTCGCACAGGTCGAGGATCTCGACGGCTACCGCTGGGCGCTGGCGCGGCGCATCGAGCAATGA
- a CDS encoding SDR family NAD(P)-dependent oxidoreductase, which yields MNQAMAADAARGARYPSLTDRAVLITGGATGIGAAFVAHFAAQGARVGFVDLDAEAGAALVETLADARHAPVFAAADITDIDALRRAIEALRANTGPITVLVNNAANDRRHRIEDVTPESFDAAIAVNLRHQFFAAQAVADDMKAAGSGAIINLGSIGWMLKNGGYPVYATSKAAVQGLTRALARDLGPFGIRVNTLVPGWVMTDKQRRLWLDDAGRAAIKAGQCLEAELLPDDLARAALFLASDDSRMMTAQDVVVDGGWA from the coding sequence ATGAACCAAGCAATGGCGGCCGACGCGGCGCGCGGCGCGCGCTACCCGAGCCTGACCGATCGCGCCGTGCTGATCACGGGCGGCGCCACCGGCATCGGCGCGGCGTTCGTGGCGCATTTCGCGGCACAGGGCGCGCGGGTCGGCTTCGTCGATCTCGACGCCGAGGCCGGCGCCGCGCTGGTCGAGACGCTGGCCGACGCGCGCCACGCGCCGGTCTTCGCCGCGGCCGACATCACCGACATCGACGCGCTGCGCCGCGCGATCGAGGCGTTGCGCGCGAATACCGGCCCGATCACGGTGCTCGTCAACAACGCGGCGAACGACAGGCGCCACCGCATCGAGGACGTCACGCCAGAATCGTTCGACGCGGCGATCGCGGTCAACCTGCGTCACCAGTTCTTCGCCGCGCAGGCCGTGGCCGACGACATGAAGGCGGCGGGCAGCGGCGCGATCATCAACCTCGGCTCGATCGGCTGGATGCTGAAGAACGGCGGCTACCCCGTCTACGCGACCTCGAAGGCCGCGGTCCAGGGGCTCACGCGCGCGCTCGCGCGCGATCTCGGGCCGTTCGGGATACGCGTCAACACGCTGGTGCCGGGCTGGGTGATGACCGACAAGCAGCGCCGGCTGTGGCTCGACGATGCGGGGCGCGCGGCGATCAAGGCCGGCCAGTGCCTCGAGGCCGAGCTGCTGCCCGACGACCTGGCGCGCGCCGCGCTGTTCCTCGCCTCCGACGACAGCCGTATGATGACGGCGCAGGACGTCGTCGTCGACGGCGGATGGGCTTGA
- a CDS encoding phosphatidylglycerophosphatase A, whose translation MATSDDPAPRADAPRPGTALATVHGQGRASPRAGRPEAAAGDVQPPPRRASAPFMRSHPLHLLSLGFGTGLAPLAPGLVGSLFGWLSFAAFAPRLSPAATLALIALGLVLGVIATGRTARALGGGRPRAIVWDHVVAIWLVMLLVTPATFSQQLAAFVLFRLFDGGKLPPVRHIDRRLKAGFGIMLDDLVAAFLTLLVIATWRALFSPLR comes from the coding sequence ATGGCGACCAGTGACGATCCGGCGCCGCGCGCCGACGCCCCCCGCCCCGGCACGGCCCTCGCGACGGTGCACGGCCAAGGCCGTGCCTCGCCCCGCGCCGGCCGTCCCGAGGCGGCCGCCGGCGACGTGCAGCCGCCGCCGCGCCGCGCAAGTGCGCCGTTCATGCGCTCGCACCCGCTGCACCTGCTCTCGCTCGGCTTCGGCACCGGCCTCGCGCCGCTCGCGCCGGGCCTGGTCGGCTCGCTGTTCGGCTGGCTGAGCTTCGCCGCGTTCGCGCCGCGCCTGTCGCCGGCCGCCACGCTCGCGCTGATCGCGCTCGGCCTCGTGCTCGGCGTGATCGCCACCGGCCGCACGGCGCGCGCGCTCGGCGGCGGCCGGCCGCGCGCGATCGTCTGGGACCACGTGGTGGCGATCTGGCTCGTGATGCTGCTGGTCACGCCGGCCACGTTCTCGCAGCAACTGGCGGCGTTCGTGCTGTTTCGCCTCTTCGACGGCGGCAAACTGCCTCCCGTGCGCCATATCGATCGCCGTTTGAAAGCTGGCTTTGGCATCATGCTCGACGATCTCGTCGCCGCATTCCTGACGCTGCTCGTTATCGCGACGTGGCGTGCCCTGTTTTCCCCTCTTCGATGA
- a CDS encoding barstar family protein, protein MGDTTYAHEMSAAADLFAAGDGNLFQRVMRLRALAQAGDAAQPPAICPGDSSTEEPMSLFATVRPNIVQSIRAFRVHDLAEEAARLGQHFLFAYCGAAQSKQEVLETIATSFLFPKHFGKNYDALYDSLTDLIHKAGEQPGFVIVLEALPIAQKFDKEGRETLLDVFREAAEFWAERKIAFRVFYSFA, encoded by the coding sequence ATGGGCGACACTACCTACGCGCACGAAATGTCGGCTGCGGCGGATCTGTTCGCGGCCGGAGACGGCAACCTGTTCCAGCGGGTGATGCGCCTGCGCGCGCTCGCCCAGGCCGGCGACGCTGCGCAGCCGCCGGCGATCTGCCCCGGGGATTCATCGACCGAGGAGCCTATGAGTCTGTTCGCGACCGTGCGACCCAATATCGTGCAGTCGATTCGCGCGTTTCGCGTCCATGATCTGGCGGAGGAAGCGGCCCGGCTCGGCCAGCATTTTCTGTTCGCGTATTGCGGCGCCGCGCAGTCGAAGCAGGAAGTGCTCGAAACGATCGCGACGTCGTTCCTGTTCCCGAAGCATTTCGGAAAGAATTACGACGCGCTGTATGACAGTCTCACCGACCTGATCCACAAGGCGGGCGAGCAGCCCGGCTTCGTGATCGTGCTGGAGGCGCTGCCGATCGCGCAGAAGTTCGACAAGGAAGGGCGCGAGACGCTGCTCGACGTGTTTCGCGAGGCCGCCGAGTTCTGGGCCGAGCGCAAGATCGCGTTCCGCGTGTTCTACTCGTTCGCCTGA
- a CDS encoding aldose 1-epimerase: MTTSTPGNAASASAARSRRARLAAAAQPVSAGPQTSSVAQGVHAAADAAVTLASAELRLDVVPHLGGGIARFDWRGDGAATPIFRGCDHVDAGTDPNALGCYPLLPYSNRIGGGRFECEGRRVEVPRNRQAEPLPIHGDGWLARWHLDEVSPTALQLSLDRRGGAPYAYRATQSYALDGATLTIALAIENCGAERLPFGLGLHPFIVREAGTELAAAANGLWLSGADWLPRRHVMVPPAWQFGIAYPLPATLVNHAFTGWGGRASVAWPSRGLTLGIESDAGCYVLYTPPGESFFCFEPVDHPINAVNLPGGAEQHGMTLLGPGARLARRFRFTVERAQVRRLAGSRGGSG, encoded by the coding sequence ATGACCACCTCGACCCCCGGCAATGCGGCCTCTGCGTCCGCCGCGCGTTCCCGGCGCGCGCGCCTTGCCGCGGCCGCGCAGCCCGTGAGCGCCGGGCCGCAGACCTCGAGCGTCGCGCAGGGCGTGCATGCGGCGGCCGATGCGGCCGTCACGCTGGCCAGCGCCGAACTGCGGCTCGACGTGGTGCCGCATCTGGGCGGCGGCATCGCACGCTTCGACTGGCGCGGCGACGGCGCGGCCACGCCGATCTTCCGCGGCTGCGACCACGTGGACGCCGGCACCGATCCGAACGCGCTCGGCTGCTATCCGCTGCTGCCGTATTCGAACCGGATCGGCGGCGGGCGCTTCGAGTGCGAGGGGCGCCGCGTCGAGGTGCCCAGGAACCGCCAGGCCGAACCGCTGCCGATCCACGGCGACGGCTGGCTCGCGCGCTGGCACCTCGACGAGGTCTCGCCCACCGCGCTGCAGCTCTCGCTCGACCGTCGCGGCGGCGCGCCCTATGCCTATCGCGCCACGCAGTCGTACGCGCTCGACGGCGCGACGCTGACGATCGCGCTCGCGATCGAGAACTGCGGCGCCGAGCGGCTGCCGTTCGGGCTCGGCCTGCACCCGTTCATCGTGCGCGAGGCCGGCACCGAGCTCGCCGCCGCCGCCAACGGCCTCTGGCTGTCGGGCGCCGACTGGCTGCCGCGCCGCCACGTCATGGTGCCGCCCGCCTGGCAGTTCGGCATCGCCTATCCGCTGCCCGCCACGCTCGTCAATCACGCGTTCACGGGCTGGGGCGGCCGCGCGAGCGTCGCCTGGCCGTCGCGCGGGCTGACCTTGGGCATCGAATCGGACGCCGGCTGCTACGTGCTCTACACGCCGCCCGGCGAGTCGTTCTTCTGCTTCGAGCCGGTCGACCATCCGATCAACGCCGTGAACCTGCCCGGCGGCGCCGAGCAGCACGGCATGACGCTGCTCGGTCCCGGCGCCCGGCTCGCGCGGCGCTTTCGCTTCACCGTGGAGCGTGCCCAGGTGCGCCGGCTGGCCGGCTCGCGCGGCGGCAGCGGGTAA